In Spirosoma agri, one DNA window encodes the following:
- a CDS encoding response regulator: protein MPTRTILIDDHRLFNDGLSLVLRESPDFLVVEQVYDSRLALEACRRHAPELVLVDFSMPHLDGLAVVEQLQQLPGSCRIVIISMYAEKREIDRFRALNVDGYIAKTVAADQLLLLLGQVMQGEQVIQTDTGLQSAPPPDDRLRTTHGLTKREVEILKRVKQGMTTEQIAETLCLSYFTVQTHRKNISQKLPFMTKKAFYDFLETL from the coding sequence ATGCCAACCCGAACTATTCTTATTGATGATCACCGGCTCTTTAACGACGGCCTGAGCCTGGTGCTGCGCGAGTCGCCTGATTTTTTGGTAGTGGAACAGGTCTATGACAGCCGCCTGGCGTTGGAGGCCTGCCGTCGTCATGCCCCGGAACTGGTACTGGTCGATTTCAGCATGCCCCATCTCGACGGCCTGGCCGTGGTGGAGCAGTTGCAGCAGTTGCCCGGTTCGTGCCGAATTGTAATCATCAGCATGTATGCCGAAAAACGGGAAATTGACCGATTTAGGGCGCTGAATGTGGACGGCTACATCGCCAAAACCGTAGCGGCCGACCAGTTACTCCTGTTGTTAGGGCAGGTGATGCAGGGCGAGCAGGTGATCCAGACCGATACCGGACTCCAGTCTGCCCCGCCCCCCGACGATCGGCTCCGAACAACCCACGGGCTGACCAAGCGTGAAGTGGAAATCCTGAAGCGGGTTAAACAGGGCATGACGACCGAGCAGATTGCCGAAACGCTATGCTTAAGTTACTTCACCGTGCAGACGCACCGGAAGAACATCAGCCAGAAGCTGCCCTTTATGACCAAAAAAGCGTTTTATGACTTTCTGGAAACCCTGTAG
- a CDS encoding 7TM-DISM domain-containing protein, with the protein MSNYENHTTGSLIVLVGIGLVAVLMGLPSHTFLSGGSSYSGGPFYTPGPSFETQSLNDRMLISQTFQLDTGRATNGRATVSQPLAQMIPVIRRSFRRNPHPEAVLYGDAANVPVGWAYLEFRNPTRQPRHLVLSMPQYRSDQVTLWRGKGGRFVRLGTLGNNTPLGERFYPFFNYAFPFTIPPQATVPLLLRSQRYAGYHELDVQLTEQRTRNGGSYAQQAFVSSIRDGITVIVFLLLAVVALLVGWLSASRLLRWFGVYLVSLTLWSAYFVGYLSLAPYPAGLSLNADTVGLFIRILINITVHPFFYYMIKPAIRQPRLYKQVVASYCVVCTGLMSTFLLPPVYFDSLRHGVTLGMMSVSNLNIGWLFVWAVLAYVRVRVWSPLAICLLGLSPMVISQLASFLRAAGQDTYRHAPSEPLYILFVLSYLTFDQFRRELVTRQRMQTQMQEVDEYNNVLRRQEIEGIGRELHDQVGNTLATALSYLGRIPLNPDKLRSILLTAISELRFLSHNLVKDDNRPLTEKIETLVSRFNDFTPIHLIFADYTRQQINQLPMLKQQNLYRIIQELLTNVIRHSGATQASVEFFCEGTTVDVSVEDDGGGFDLSASQTRGIGIQTIYKRAALSGITVQFDPTPTGTGILLQTTLDTPVPSHANPNYSY; encoded by the coding sequence ATGAGCAACTACGAAAATCATACGACAGGCAGCCTGATTGTACTGGTGGGTATTGGCTTGGTAGCCGTACTAATGGGGCTACCCAGTCATACGTTTTTATCGGGCGGCTCTTCCTATTCCGGCGGGCCATTTTACACGCCTGGCCCGTCGTTCGAGACGCAGTCCCTCAATGACCGGATGTTGATCAGTCAAACGTTTCAGCTCGATACGGGCCGGGCTACGAATGGTCGGGCCACGGTTAGCCAGCCCCTCGCCCAGATGATTCCGGTTATCCGGCGATCGTTTCGTCGTAACCCGCACCCGGAGGCCGTGCTCTACGGCGACGCAGCCAACGTCCCGGTTGGCTGGGCCTACCTGGAGTTTCGTAACCCGACCCGCCAACCCAGGCACCTCGTGCTGTCGATGCCCCAGTATCGCAGCGATCAGGTCACACTCTGGCGGGGAAAAGGCGGCCGCTTCGTACGGCTAGGTACGTTGGGCAACAATACCCCGCTGGGCGAACGATTCTATCCGTTCTTCAACTACGCGTTTCCCTTCACCATCCCGCCCCAAGCGACGGTCCCCCTATTGTTACGTAGCCAACGATACGCCGGCTACCACGAACTAGACGTGCAACTCACCGAGCAACGTACCCGGAATGGAGGTTCCTACGCCCAACAGGCCTTTGTAAGCAGCATCCGCGACGGTATAACAGTCATTGTATTTTTGCTGCTGGCGGTGGTGGCCCTGCTGGTGGGGTGGCTGTCGGCGAGTAGGCTGCTGCGCTGGTTTGGGGTCTATCTGGTATCGCTAACCCTATGGAGTGCCTACTTCGTGGGGTATCTGAGCCTGGCCCCATACCCCGCCGGGCTATCGCTCAACGCCGATACGGTAGGGCTGTTTATCCGCATCCTGATCAACATCACGGTGCACCCGTTCTTCTACTACATGATTAAACCCGCTATTCGGCAACCTCGTCTCTACAAACAAGTCGTAGCGAGCTACTGTGTAGTATGTACCGGGCTGATGAGCACGTTCCTGCTGCCGCCTGTCTATTTCGACAGCCTCAGGCACGGTGTAACACTGGGTATGATGAGCGTGTCGAATCTAAACATCGGCTGGCTGTTTGTGTGGGCCGTACTGGCGTATGTTCGGGTGCGTGTCTGGTCACCGCTGGCAATCTGTCTACTGGGGCTGAGTCCGATGGTCATCAGTCAACTTGCCTCCTTTTTGCGGGCCGCCGGGCAGGATACATACCGGCATGCGCCCTCAGAGCCGCTTTACATTCTGTTCGTACTGAGCTATTTAACCTTCGATCAGTTTCGGAGAGAGTTAGTGACGCGCCAACGGATGCAGACGCAGATGCAAGAGGTAGACGAGTATAATAACGTCCTGCGCCGACAGGAAATCGAGGGCATTGGCCGCGAGTTGCACGATCAGGTAGGTAACACCCTAGCCACCGCCCTGAGCTACCTGGGCCGCATACCGCTCAACCCCGACAAGCTACGCAGCATTTTGCTAACGGCGATCAGCGAATTACGCTTTCTGAGCCACAATCTCGTTAAGGACGACAACCGCCCACTCACCGAAAAGATCGAAACGCTGGTGAGTCGGTTCAACGATTTTACGCCCATCCACCTAATATTTGCCGACTACACCCGTCAGCAGATCAACCAGTTGCCAATGCTGAAGCAGCAGAATCTCTACCGAATTATTCAGGAACTGCTAACGAATGTAATCCGACATTCGGGCGCGACGCAGGCTAGCGTTGAGTTTTTTTGTGAGGGTACAACCGTCGATGTCAGCGTCGAAGATGATGGTGGTGGCTTCGACCTATCGGCAAGCCAGACCAGAGGCATCGGCATTCAAACGATCTACAAACGGGCGGCCCTGTCGGGTATTACCGTTCAGTTCGACCCCACCCCAACGGGAACCGGCATCCTGTTACAAACAACCCTCGACACCCCCGTACCCAGCCATGCCAACCCGAACTATTCTTATTGA
- a CDS encoding ATP-binding protein, producing the protein MPRFSLTVVLTLYGLVLIALTLLDVFFASPSVNPDGFGYRLTDSFRQTPLNNRVLCTTTFRLVPGESLTQLNRRIRQTFAQNRNVQAIAYGHSSVVPQGWVYFPLTNTAKTPTEVVLSMPQHRCSRATLFLERYNRLDSIATLLNDTPLADRFFLSYRHAFPITLSPGQRVGVLLRTTAYVGFHEFDLTLSSRRMFLEYTLDDTIREWLVIFSCVIIGIISLLIGFTTPSPLMSTFGFMMIMITLQVAFFYGYLSPLPYPRSTSFSSITIGTNIKLVLDSAVQLFMYQAIKPAIRDIRWYRPVMWTLIGICGICVLLHLLPPQAHPYFNLPVNRIMTSMSLVNLIWIGYFSLVAYRRAGIAYIGLFFLLLIGDVVVKQLSELIRGNELSLLKYPAQNPLLLIAMLTYLIASQFRRELVTKQRLQKQVSTTREQMDTLRRNDIERIGRDLHDQVGNTLASALGYITSPQAQADKPRELIRDAISELRFLSHNLVKDDERPLTEKVETLVSRFNDFSPVRFVFQDYTEKKADSLPPIQQQSIYSILQELLTNTVRHSGASVVDVQFFCDEQTVDITVEDDGVGLDLPTAQKTGIGLQNMYKRAELARIALRFDSVPTGTSVFLSIPRNPPITNSAD; encoded by the coding sequence ATGCCCAGGTTTAGTCTGACTGTAGTTCTTACCCTGTATGGGCTGGTACTGATTGCGTTAACGCTACTGGACGTTTTTTTCGCTTCACCCTCCGTAAACCCGGATGGATTTGGTTACCGCCTGACTGATTCGTTCCGACAAACACCGCTCAACAACCGGGTGTTGTGCACAACGACGTTTCGGCTGGTGCCGGGCGAATCGCTCACCCAGTTGAACAGGCGCATCAGGCAGACCTTCGCGCAGAATCGAAACGTACAGGCTATAGCGTACGGACATTCGTCCGTTGTGCCCCAAGGCTGGGTCTACTTCCCGCTCACCAACACAGCCAAAACGCCAACGGAGGTTGTGTTGTCAATGCCGCAGCACCGCTGCTCGCGGGCAACCCTGTTTCTGGAACGGTACAACCGGCTCGATTCGATCGCCACGCTGCTGAACGATACGCCCTTGGCCGATCGGTTTTTTCTCAGTTATCGGCACGCCTTCCCCATCACGCTGTCGCCAGGCCAGCGGGTAGGCGTACTGCTCCGCACGACGGCTTACGTGGGCTTCCACGAGTTCGACCTGACCCTGAGTAGCCGGCGCATGTTTCTGGAATATACGCTGGACGACACCATTCGGGAGTGGCTGGTCATCTTTTCCTGCGTGATCATCGGGATCATCTCGCTGCTCATTGGCTTCACAACGCCCAGCCCCCTGATGAGTACGTTCGGCTTTATGATGATCATGATCACGCTACAGGTCGCTTTTTTCTACGGCTACCTGAGTCCACTGCCCTATCCCAGATCGACGTCTTTTTCCAGCATTACGATTGGAACGAATATCAAACTGGTATTGGACAGTGCCGTTCAACTGTTCATGTATCAGGCCATTAAACCTGCCATCCGGGATATTCGCTGGTACAGACCGGTTATGTGGACGCTGATCGGCATTTGTGGTATCTGCGTTCTGCTGCATCTGTTGCCGCCCCAGGCCCACCCCTACTTTAACCTCCCCGTCAACCGGATCATGACCAGTATGAGTCTTGTCAACCTGATCTGGATCGGCTATTTCAGTCTTGTTGCCTACCGCCGGGCGGGTATTGCGTATATCGGTCTGTTTTTTCTGCTGCTGATTGGCGATGTGGTGGTAAAGCAGTTGAGTGAACTGATCCGGGGCAATGAGCTGTCGCTGCTGAAGTATCCTGCCCAAAACCCGCTGCTGCTGATTGCCATGCTCACCTACCTGATCGCGTCGCAGTTTCGGCGGGAACTGGTGACCAAGCAACGCTTGCAGAAACAGGTGTCTACCACCCGGGAGCAGATGGACACCCTGCGACGCAACGACATTGAACGGATTGGCCGCGACCTGCACGATCAGGTGGGCAACACGCTGGCGTCGGCGCTGGGCTACATCACCAGCCCGCAGGCCCAGGCGGATAAACCGCGGGAACTCATCCGCGACGCCATTTCGGAACTGCGTTTTCTGAGCCATAATCTCGTCAAGGACGATGAACGGCCCCTGACCGAGAAGGTGGAAACACTGGTGAGCCGGTTCAATGATTTCTCGCCCGTCCGGTTCGTTTTCCAGGACTACACCGAAAAAAAGGCCGACTCCCTGCCCCCGATCCAGCAGCAGAGCATCTATAGCATACTGCAGGAACTTCTTACCAATACTGTCCGGCATTCGGGCGCGAGCGTGGTCGATGTGCAATTCTTCTGCGACGAGCAGACTGTTGACATAACCGTGGAAGACGATGGTGTTGGCCTCGACCTGCCCACGGCCCAAAAGACCGGTATTGGTCTGCAAAACATGTACAAACGGGCCGAACTGGCCCGCATTGCCCTCCGCTTCGACTCGGTGCCCACAGGTACGAGCGTTTTTCTGAGTATTCCCCGTAACCCACCGATAACGAACAGTGCTGATTGA
- a CDS encoding carboxylesterase family protein: MTKQVHQTICASLGLSLAAGLFQSWLHFQRGVDLYRLASFRSWFLVFDFISLITASLLLTYYYRKNYRATFWAGLVATLISFVTLLYLILATLYPLLGQYYRVAVLLGVLADLVYGTTLAASHSGSRPWLKGAGIGMALLYGAQLAALMWFIDIPPYPPSLKLDVIQQWLSLADRIVPVLLLFNFVDELKNTPDGKEPVDLPAGLLLAKGMVVILAISTTVLAIQLIGDNYNHTHISARETALAQPFEEGSYVSRQGDTLLYRLLKPLHYDAKKRYPLVVGLPFSCRLDNIRQIDACPIAKWLATDENRRKYPCFVFVPRCPPYSGWGGVANTPSVAPLAIEALVSLDKAFSIDTQRRYVSGVSRGGYGSWHLIGTHPELFAAAIPVCGEGDPSQAPGMAGISVWAFHGAKDMNVPVSGSREMVTALKKAGSAPRYTEYAHLAHSVWEEVIKTPGLLDWLFSQKQTDHSKATKS; this comes from the coding sequence ATGACTAAACAAGTTCACCAGACAATTTGCGCCAGCTTAGGGCTATCCTTGGCGGCTGGCTTATTTCAAAGTTGGCTTCATTTTCAACGGGGTGTTGATCTATACAGGCTAGCCTCCTTTCGAAGCTGGTTTCTAGTTTTCGACTTCATTTCGCTCATAACGGCTAGTTTGCTTCTAACCTACTATTACCGCAAAAACTATAGGGCGACATTCTGGGCTGGATTGGTAGCCACCCTAATTTCATTTGTAACCCTACTCTATCTAATCCTGGCCACACTCTACCCCTTGCTGGGTCAATATTACAGAGTGGCTGTATTGCTGGGCGTTTTAGCCGATCTGGTTTATGGCACTACACTGGCTGCTTCTCACTCCGGGAGCAGACCCTGGCTAAAGGGGGCAGGTATTGGGATGGCATTACTTTATGGAGCTCAGTTGGCAGCCCTGATGTGGTTTATAGATATCCCCCCTTATCCCCCAAGCCTCAAGCTCGATGTAATCCAGCAATGGCTGTCTTTAGCTGACCGGATCGTTCCAGTTCTACTCCTGTTTAATTTTGTTGATGAGTTAAAGAACACCCCTGACGGTAAGGAGCCAGTTGACCTACCAGCCGGATTGCTACTTGCCAAAGGAATGGTTGTGATTCTTGCCATCTCGACAACGGTACTTGCGATTCAGCTCATTGGAGACAACTACAACCATACCCATATATCTGCCCGAGAAACGGCCTTGGCACAGCCTTTTGAGGAAGGAAGCTATGTCAGCCGCCAAGGTGATACGTTGCTGTACCGACTCTTAAAGCCCCTTCATTACGATGCCAAGAAACGATATCCACTGGTGGTTGGTCTACCTTTCTCCTGCCGCTTAGACAATATCCGTCAGATCGATGCCTGCCCTATAGCCAAATGGTTAGCGACGGATGAAAACAGGCGTAAGTATCCCTGTTTTGTGTTTGTGCCTCGCTGTCCACCCTATTCTGGCTGGGGTGGTGTAGCTAATACGCCTTCGGTAGCTCCCCTAGCCATTGAGGCCCTTGTTTCTCTAGATAAGGCGTTTTCGATTGATACCCAAAGGCGTTACGTGTCGGGCGTATCGCGGGGAGGGTATGGCTCCTGGCATCTGATTGGCACCCACCCGGAGTTATTTGCAGCCGCTATACCCGTATGCGGAGAAGGCGATCCCAGCCAGGCCCCTGGTATGGCAGGAATCTCGGTCTGGGCTTTTCACGGGGCCAAAGACATGAATGTACCGGTGAGTGGTTCTCGGGAGATGGTTACTGCGCTCAAAAAAGCGGGCAGTGCTCCCCGTTACACGGAATATGCCCATCTGGCTCACAGTGTTTGGGAGGAAGTCATCAAGACCCCGGGCTTACTAGACTGGTTATTTTCTCAAAAACAAACGGACCATTCTAAAGCCACTAAAAGTTAA
- a CDS encoding prenyltransferase/squalene oxidase repeat-containing protein: MKQVNKLDESITKGVLYLEEHQYPSGEFCCYIAADDPMLGWCIPESTVFATMVVASCLLSLAERPEVDTMVTKATDYIAGQMHEGGVWPVFSERHPWHHIVPYDTDSLVYASALMKARQVQCPQESNVPLLLTNRNRQGLFYTWFVLRPRWITNRMHWRLAFKEIKQPITSFFFWRVNECTRVDIDLGINTNVLYHLGDTEYTQPIIAALIQVIAERREDNCDKWYRNPYTIYYLLSRAYKRGVTSLEPIVKPIVERIQAGAHPSGQMGKSILDTAFAVTTLLNFGVDIALTASAVDFLVEQQEETGEWPRWLFYYGGPKLLQGWGSEELTTGFCLEALNTYQSWMKTHTTTCIGNSTLP, translated from the coding sequence ATGAAGCAAGTAAATAAGCTCGATGAGTCCATAACTAAAGGAGTACTGTACCTGGAGGAGCATCAATACCCGAGCGGTGAGTTTTGCTGCTACATCGCTGCGGATGATCCCATGCTGGGTTGGTGCATTCCAGAAAGCACCGTTTTTGCAACTATGGTAGTAGCCTCCTGCCTATTGTCTTTGGCTGAACGCCCGGAAGTAGACACGATGGTAACCAAAGCTACTGATTACATTGCTGGTCAGATGCACGAAGGAGGAGTGTGGCCGGTATTTTCCGAGCGCCATCCCTGGCATCATATAGTACCCTATGACACCGACAGTTTGGTGTATGCTTCCGCTTTGATGAAGGCAAGGCAAGTTCAATGTCCTCAGGAAAGCAACGTACCACTTCTGCTAACTAATCGGAATCGACAGGGTTTATTTTATACCTGGTTTGTCTTAAGACCTCGCTGGATTACTAACCGTATGCACTGGCGATTGGCCTTTAAAGAAATAAAACAGCCCATCACCAGTTTCTTCTTCTGGCGAGTCAACGAATGTACACGAGTTGACATCGACCTGGGTATCAACACCAACGTCTTATACCATCTAGGCGACACAGAGTATACGCAGCCAATTATCGCAGCGTTGATTCAAGTCATTGCCGAAAGGCGAGAGGATAATTGTGATAAATGGTATCGTAATCCGTATACCATTTACTACTTATTATCACGAGCTTATAAGCGGGGCGTGACTAGTCTTGAACCGATTGTTAAACCCATTGTCGAACGAATTCAGGCTGGCGCCCACCCAAGTGGACAAATGGGCAAATCCATTTTAGATACTGCATTTGCCGTCACGACATTACTCAACTTTGGGGTTGATATTGCTCTTACAGCCAGTGCAGTAGACTTTTTGGTGGAACAGCAGGAGGAAACAGGCGAATGGCCTCGTTGGTTATTTTACTATGGAGGACCTAAACTCCTACAGGGTTGGGGATCAGAAGAGTTAACGACTGGCTTTTGCTTGGAAGCGCTGAATACCTATCAGAGTTGGATGAAAACACATACTACCACTTGTATTGGCAATTCTACTTTGCCCTAA
- a CDS encoding prenyltransferase/squalene oxidase repeat-containing protein: MDARSINETGAIPVIQIEQAINRGVDYLYKHQYPNGEFCCYTSPDLRMQKACVPDSAVFPAAVIASTLLGLAGHPKVDALLKKTVPFFQYQMMRGGICNYYTLRSPLFKLNPPDIDTTAYVGTLFDVWRIEYPRESTRTLMLINQRSKGGIYTWFILRFRPTVNRIAWRTGLRGLKSPLASLRFWLKHEYKRNDVGGVVNANALYYLGVTEATRSTLDYLIQIVKKGEEVHCDSWYRSPINFYYALGRNYYKGVWELESVRSIVLERLMNHQQPDGSFGDNLLETAQALSTLIYWQGHPAVAERTARVLLAHQGKYGEWPRAIFFYRGPGKTVGWGSEEITTGFCVEALNAYQNWAKKMDTDNRINNTALKDYEASK, translated from the coding sequence ATGGACGCACGAAGCATAAACGAGACGGGTGCAATACCAGTCATTCAGATTGAGCAGGCCATTAATCGTGGAGTCGATTATCTGTACAAGCACCAATATCCCAACGGGGAATTTTGCTGCTATACATCTCCTGATTTGCGTATGCAGAAAGCGTGCGTACCAGACAGTGCTGTCTTTCCAGCGGCTGTTATTGCCAGTACGTTACTAGGATTAGCCGGGCATCCAAAAGTAGATGCTTTGCTCAAGAAAACCGTTCCTTTTTTCCAGTATCAAATGATGCGTGGAGGGATTTGTAATTATTACACGCTTAGAAGCCCGCTCTTCAAGTTAAATCCGCCTGACATCGACACGACAGCTTATGTTGGGACGCTCTTTGATGTATGGCGAATAGAATACCCTCGAGAAAGTACCCGAACACTGATGCTGATTAATCAACGCAGCAAAGGAGGAATTTACACCTGGTTTATCCTACGGTTTCGTCCGACTGTAAATCGAATAGCTTGGCGCACTGGACTGCGCGGACTAAAAAGTCCTCTCGCTAGTCTTCGCTTTTGGCTAAAACATGAATACAAACGTAATGACGTTGGCGGTGTCGTTAACGCCAATGCCCTGTATTATTTGGGCGTTACTGAAGCTACGCGATCTACTTTAGATTACCTGATCCAGATTGTTAAGAAGGGGGAGGAAGTCCATTGTGACAGCTGGTATCGAAGCCCGATTAATTTCTATTACGCGCTCGGCCGTAATTACTATAAGGGCGTTTGGGAGTTAGAATCCGTTCGGTCCATTGTACTGGAACGCTTAATGAACCATCAACAGCCCGACGGATCGTTTGGTGATAACTTGTTAGAAACAGCTCAGGCACTAAGCACGCTGATCTATTGGCAAGGACACCCCGCGGTTGCTGAGCGAACGGCTCGTGTATTACTTGCTCACCAAGGTAAGTATGGAGAGTGGCCCCGCGCTATATTCTTCTATCGGGGACCGGGTAAAACAGTTGGTTGGGGATCCGAGGAGATAACAACCGGATTCTGTGTAGAAGCGCTGAACGCCTATCAGAACTGGGCAAAAAAAATGGATACAGATAACCGTATTAACAATACTGCCTTAAAAGACTATGAAGCAAGTAAATAA
- a CDS encoding ABC transporter ATP-binding protein codes for MNTNSILTVDKLSKKFSTSFRRSLWYGVQDIAKDLNPYQRQATNQTGHLRKTEFWGLQNISFSLHRGESLAIIGDNGAGKSTLLKLLNGLIKPDGGQIRIRGQVGALIELGIGLDPVLSGRENIYVRAALLGLSRRQVDALIEQIIDFTGLGDAIHMPVQFYSSGMTARLAYAVAAHLNPDILLVDEVLAVGDLDFQRKCLKHMQSYLTAGGSIVLVSHVPYHIQAVCQRGLLLEKGTIKFAGTASETLDRYFAQQYQQAMTIEQRDQASLSPDRPMVIRHLTIQPTQSAALVAIQSGSDVRVRLSYESMTVHDNMGWAFFIWTGDGATCITGGISTAPVTLKAGEHSLTCRLPRLPLTAGAYQVKAAVFGFDSLQVLAHLGWENAPVRLLVEEDVSTLKNLQSMAQQLITIDVEWTHEA; via the coding sequence ATGAATACTAACTCCATACTCACCGTCGACAAGCTTTCGAAAAAATTTAGTACATCATTTCGCCGGTCGCTTTGGTATGGTGTACAGGATATAGCTAAAGACCTTAATCCCTACCAACGCCAGGCTACAAATCAGACCGGTCATCTTCGTAAAACAGAATTTTGGGGTTTACAGAATATTTCTTTTAGCCTACACCGGGGCGAATCACTGGCTATTATTGGAGACAATGGAGCGGGAAAGAGTACGTTACTGAAACTCCTGAACGGCCTCATCAAACCAGACGGTGGCCAAATACGAATCCGGGGTCAGGTGGGTGCTTTAATTGAATTAGGAATTGGCCTCGATCCCGTATTGTCGGGCCGGGAGAATATTTACGTACGCGCTGCTCTGTTGGGTTTATCCCGACGGCAGGTGGACGCGTTGATTGAGCAGATTATAGATTTTACCGGTTTAGGTGACGCGATTCATATGCCTGTACAGTTCTACAGCTCGGGCATGACAGCACGCTTAGCCTACGCCGTAGCCGCTCACCTAAATCCGGATATTTTATTGGTCGATGAGGTCCTAGCGGTTGGCGATCTGGACTTTCAACGGAAGTGCCTCAAGCACATGCAAAGCTATCTCACAGCAGGTGGTTCTATTGTGCTGGTGTCCCATGTACCCTACCATATTCAGGCTGTTTGCCAACGCGGGCTCCTCCTTGAAAAAGGCACGATTAAGTTTGCGGGTACAGCCTCCGAAACCTTGGATCGGTACTTCGCTCAACAATATCAGCAAGCGATGACCATTGAGCAGCGGGATCAAGCCTCACTAAGCCCAGATCGGCCAATGGTGATTCGCCACCTTACGATACAACCTACACAATCAGCAGCGTTGGTTGCTATTCAGTCTGGTAGCGATGTACGGGTGAGGCTATCCTACGAATCAATGACCGTACATGACAACATGGGTTGGGCGTTTTTCATCTGGACCGGGGACGGAGCAACTTGCATTACGGGAGGTATCTCCACGGCACCCGTTACCTTGAAAGCCGGTGAGCACTCACTAACCTGCCGACTGCCCCGGCTGCCGTTGACCGCCGGGGCATACCAAGTGAAAGCCGCCGTTTTCGGCTTCGACTCGCTGCAAGTGCTGGCTCATCTAGGCTGGGAAAATGCTCCTGTGCGATTGTTGGTAGAGGAGGATGTCAGTACCTTGAAAAATTTACAATCAATGGCGCAGCAACTGATTACTATCGATGTAGAATGGACGCACGAAGCATAA
- a CDS encoding ABC transporter permease, translating into MNETIYTAHSPLQAPRRFLREIQDDLRVVYRVGWQLFVRNLKVQARQNLLGYVWMLLPPLVTGLVWIYLGQAKVLKGLTSSVPYPVFVLTGLFLWQGFVDALNCPLQQLQMARSTISKVRVPHEAFVVAGLGTVLFNSLIRILILIVVLVGFQMPWHTTMLLAPFGLALLIIFGLGLGYLLAPVGMLYADIANALPVVINLWFLITPVVYSPPASMASIISWNPVTPLLSTTRDWLLSGNSQPTLGFGAVSLIACLLLLGSWLLYRLARPHLIVRL; encoded by the coding sequence ATGAATGAAACTATTTATACGGCCCATTCGCCCCTGCAAGCTCCTCGCCGGTTTTTGCGCGAGATACAGGATGACCTCCGCGTCGTTTATCGTGTCGGCTGGCAGTTGTTTGTCCGAAACCTAAAAGTGCAGGCGCGTCAGAACTTGCTCGGTTACGTCTGGATGTTGCTTCCTCCGCTAGTTACGGGACTAGTCTGGATCTATTTAGGACAAGCTAAAGTGCTTAAAGGATTAACGTCATCGGTGCCGTATCCCGTGTTTGTGTTGACGGGCCTGTTTCTCTGGCAGGGCTTTGTTGATGCCCTTAATTGTCCGCTACAACAACTTCAGATGGCCCGTTCAACGATCAGTAAAGTACGAGTGCCGCATGAAGCGTTCGTTGTCGCGGGACTAGGGACGGTACTATTCAACAGCTTAATCCGAATACTAATTCTGATTGTTGTATTGGTAGGTTTTCAGATGCCTTGGCACACAACCATGCTGCTGGCACCTTTTGGACTGGCTTTATTAATTATTTTTGGTTTGGGACTAGGGTATCTGCTGGCTCCAGTGGGTATGCTCTACGCCGATATTGCTAATGCCTTGCCTGTAGTTATTAACTTGTGGTTTTTAATTACCCCCGTTGTATATAGCCCCCCGGCATCAATGGCTTCTATTATTAGCTGGAATCCGGTGACTCCGCTGCTCAGTACTACCCGAGACTGGCTATTATCCGGAAATAGTCAGCCGACGCTGGGCTTTGGCGCGGTATCGTTAATCGCTTGTTTACTACTGCTTGGTAGTTGGTTATTGTACCGATTGGCCCGTCCGCACTTAATCGTCCGTTTATAA